In one Cellulomonas sp. JZ18 genomic region, the following are encoded:
- the tsaB gene encoding tRNA (adenosine(37)-N6)-threonylcarbamoyltransferase complex dimerization subunit type 1 TsaB: MTWVGIDTSGDVAVAVVHADGTSRTVGDDAPRRHVEQLAPLVRDALAAEGLGVGDVTGIVVGTGPAPFTGLRVGLVTARVLGLALGVPVWGVPSHDALAAAAADVVDEGAPLLVVTDARRREVYWTAYDVRDGAPVVVAGPDVAAPADVPRRPGELVIGGGRDAYPDVFGVVRTPVSDRAAGLRSPDPALLVRLAVARAAAGEDLPTEPLYLRRPDAQPPTARKRALA; encoded by the coding sequence GTGACCTGGGTGGGCATCGACACGTCGGGCGACGTCGCGGTCGCGGTCGTCCACGCGGACGGCACCAGCAGGACCGTGGGCGACGACGCGCCGCGCCGCCACGTGGAGCAGCTCGCGCCGCTCGTGCGCGACGCGCTCGCGGCGGAGGGACTCGGCGTGGGGGACGTCACCGGGATCGTGGTCGGCACCGGTCCCGCGCCGTTCACGGGTCTGCGCGTCGGCCTGGTGACCGCGCGCGTGCTGGGTCTCGCGCTCGGCGTGCCGGTCTGGGGCGTGCCGAGCCACGACGCGCTCGCGGCCGCGGCCGCCGACGTCGTCGACGAGGGCGCACCGCTGCTGGTCGTCACCGACGCGCGCCGGCGGGAGGTCTACTGGACGGCGTACGACGTGCGCGACGGCGCGCCGGTCGTCGTCGCCGGGCCGGACGTGGCGGCGCCCGCGGACGTGCCGCGCCGCCCCGGTGAGCTCGTCATCGGCGGGGGCCGCGACGCCTACCCCGACGTCTTCGGCGTGGTGCGGACGCCCGTGTCGGACCGCGCCGCGGGCCTGCGCTCGCCGGACCCGGCCCTGCTCGTGCGGCTCGCGGTCGCGCGGGCCGCGGCGGGCGAGGACCTGCCGACCGAGCCGCTGTACCTGCGCCGCCCCGACGCGCAGCCGCCGACGGCGCGCAAGCGGGCCCTGGCGTGA
- a CDS encoding peptide deformylase, translating into MTTQDAAAARAARDDALRALVAQVLERARAAGPDAVAPIVQAGHPALRTAAVPYEGQLAADDLGELLALMHRTMRAAPGVGLAAPQIGLPVALAVVEDPGVEDAEVARVREREPVPFRVLVNPSYTAVDDERVAFYEGCLSVVGYVAVVARPRRVRLTCEDEHGRAVDEVLSGWPARIVQHETDHLRGTLYLDRAETRSLAATDALGAHWASEPAPREAARTLGFDLPASAG; encoded by the coding sequence GTGACGACGCAGGACGCCGCGGCGGCCCGGGCGGCACGTGACGACGCCCTGCGCGCGCTGGTCGCGCAGGTGCTCGAGCGCGCCCGCGCCGCCGGTCCGGACGCGGTGGCCCCCATCGTGCAGGCGGGGCACCCCGCGCTGCGCACGGCGGCGGTGCCCTACGAGGGCCAGCTGGCCGCGGACGACCTCGGCGAGCTGCTCGCCCTCATGCACCGCACGATGCGCGCCGCCCCCGGCGTGGGGCTCGCGGCCCCGCAGATCGGGCTGCCCGTCGCGCTCGCGGTGGTCGAGGACCCCGGGGTCGAGGACGCGGAGGTCGCGCGCGTGCGCGAGCGCGAGCCGGTGCCGTTCCGGGTGCTGGTCAACCCGTCGTACACCGCCGTCGACGACGAGCGGGTCGCGTTCTACGAGGGCTGCCTGTCCGTCGTCGGGTACGTCGCCGTCGTCGCCCGTCCCCGGCGCGTGCGCCTGACGTGCGAGGACGAGCACGGCCGCGCGGTCGACGAGGTCCTGTCCGGCTGGCCGGCACGGATCGTCCAGCACGAGACGGACCACCTGCGCGGCACCCTGTACCTGGACCGCGCGGAGACCCGCTCGTTGGCGGCGACCGACGCGCTGGGCGCACACTGGGCGTCGGAGCCGGCGCCCCGCGAGGCGGCCCGCACGCTCGGGTTCGACCTGCCCGCGTCCGCCGGCTGA
- the glmS gene encoding glutamine--fructose-6-phosphate transaminase (isomerizing), which produces MCGIVGYVGSQQPNGRPLEVVLEGLRRLEYRGYDSAGVALVSPGAPLATAKKAGKLANLVEEIDAHPLPDATAAIGHTRWATHGGPTDVNAHPHVSGRVAVIHNGIVENFAPLKAELQAAGVAFESETDTEVVAHLVAREYEGAQDLTAALTAVARRLHGTFTLLAVHADDPTTVVGARHDSPLVVGLGEGENFLGSDVSAFIASTREALELGQDQVVTITPTSVDVTDFDGKPAEARRFTVTWDAKAAEKGGFRSFMDKEIHDQPHAVADTLLGRTDASGRLVLDELRIDEAVLRAVDKIVVVACGTAAYAGQVAKYAIEHWCRIPVEVELAHEFRYRDPVVDERTLVVAVSQSGETMDTLMAVRHAKEQGATTLAIVNTHGSTIPREADAALYTHAGPEIAVASTKAFLSQITAAYLLGLYLAQLRGNKFADEIAQVLDELRAIPEKIQQVLDRAGRVREIARWMADTQSVLFLGRHVGYPVAMEGALKLKELAYIHAEGFAAGELKHGPIALIEPGQPVFVVVPSPRGRDSLHSKVVSNIQEIRARGARTLVIAEEGDEAVRPFADEVFSVPQTSTLLAPLLAVVPLQIFACELASAKGLDVDQPRNLAKSVTVE; this is translated from the coding sequence ATGTGCGGGATCGTCGGGTACGTCGGGAGCCAGCAGCCGAACGGTCGACCTCTGGAGGTCGTCCTCGAAGGGCTGCGCCGGCTGGAGTACCGGGGGTACGACTCCGCCGGTGTCGCGCTGGTGTCGCCGGGGGCGCCGCTGGCGACCGCGAAGAAGGCGGGCAAGCTCGCCAACCTCGTCGAGGAGATCGACGCCCACCCGCTGCCGGACGCGACCGCCGCGATCGGCCACACGCGCTGGGCGACCCACGGCGGGCCCACCGACGTCAACGCGCACCCGCACGTGTCGGGGCGGGTCGCCGTCATCCACAACGGCATCGTCGAGAACTTCGCGCCGCTGAAGGCGGAGCTGCAGGCGGCGGGCGTCGCCTTCGAGTCCGAGACGGACACCGAGGTCGTGGCGCACCTCGTCGCCCGCGAGTACGAGGGCGCGCAGGACCTCACGGCCGCGCTGACGGCGGTCGCGCGGCGCCTGCACGGCACGTTCACGCTGCTGGCCGTGCACGCGGACGACCCGACCACGGTCGTCGGCGCGCGGCACGACTCGCCCCTCGTCGTCGGTTTGGGGGAGGGGGAGAACTTCCTCGGCTCCGACGTGAGCGCCTTCATCGCCTCCACCCGTGAGGCGCTCGAGCTCGGCCAGGACCAGGTCGTGACGATCACGCCGACGAGCGTCGACGTCACCGACTTCGACGGGAAGCCGGCCGAGGCCCGCCGCTTCACCGTCACCTGGGACGCGAAGGCCGCCGAGAAGGGCGGTTTCCGCTCCTTCATGGACAAGGAGATCCACGACCAGCCGCACGCGGTCGCGGACACGCTGCTCGGGCGCACGGACGCCTCCGGCCGGCTCGTGCTCGACGAGCTGCGCATCGACGAGGCGGTGCTGCGCGCGGTCGACAAGATCGTCGTCGTCGCCTGCGGCACGGCGGCGTACGCGGGCCAGGTGGCGAAGTACGCGATCGAGCACTGGTGCCGCATCCCCGTCGAGGTCGAGCTGGCGCACGAGTTCCGCTACCGGGACCCGGTCGTCGACGAGCGGACCCTCGTCGTCGCGGTCTCGCAGTCCGGCGAGACGATGGACACGCTCATGGCGGTGCGCCACGCCAAGGAGCAGGGAGCGACGACGCTCGCCATCGTCAACACCCACGGGTCGACGATCCCGCGCGAGGCCGACGCCGCGCTGTACACCCACGCGGGCCCGGAGATCGCCGTGGCGTCGACCAAGGCGTTCCTGTCGCAGATCACCGCGGCGTACCTGCTCGGGCTGTACCTGGCCCAGCTGCGGGGCAACAAGTTCGCGGACGAGATCGCGCAGGTGCTCGACGAGCTGCGCGCCATCCCGGAGAAGATCCAGCAGGTGCTGGACCGTGCGGGACGCGTGCGGGAGATCGCCCGGTGGATGGCGGACACGCAGTCCGTGCTGTTCCTCGGTCGTCACGTCGGCTACCCGGTCGCGATGGAGGGCGCGCTCAAGCTCAAGGAGCTCGCGTACATCCACGCGGAGGGGTTCGCGGCGGGCGAGCTCAAGCACGGGCCCATCGCGCTCATCGAGCCGGGGCAGCCGGTGTTCGTCGTCGTGCCGTCGCCGCGCGGCCGGGACTCCCTGCACTCGAAGGTCGTCTCGAACATCCAGGAGATCCGCGCCCGGGGCGCGCGCACGCTCGTGATCGCCGAGGAGGGCGACGAGGCGGTGCGGCCGTTCGCCGACGAGGTGTTCTCGGTCCCGCAGACGTCGACGCTGCTCGCGCCGCTGCTCGCGGTCGTGCCGCTGCAGATCTTCGCGTGCGAGCTCGCGTCGGCCAAGGGCCTGGACGTCGACCAGCCGCGCAACCTGGCGAAGTCCGTCACGGTCGAGTGA
- a CDS encoding bifunctional ADP-dependent NAD(P)H-hydrate dehydratase/NAD(P)H-hydrate epimerase: protein MLLSHDPEDVRAAEEPLLAAGVPLMDRAAFALAVRTAEVLRAVRGRVRGAHVVLLVGAGNNGGDALHAGARLARRGARVTALLASPAVHDAGLAALVGAHGRVVRVDGLTAVAAGTGGAGDGGAGRDDAGQDGGREVDGLLASADVVLDGLLGIGARGGGVRGAGAALVAALARVRGTAGRPLVVAVDVPSGVGVADGTADGPVVHADLTVTFGTPKPALLLPPAAAAAGAVETVDIGLALPARAAVARLETSDAADLWPVPGGTAQKYSRGVLGVVAGSAAYPGAAVLSVSGALGAGVGMVRYVGDAGPQVLAAHPEVVVGEGRVQAWVLGSGVAPDDDAQRARVRDALAHAVAHDEPAVVDAGALDLLPPRVPAHVVLTPHAGELATLLRGRGEDVSRADVEAAPLAHARRTHELTGATVLLKGAVTVVVGPHGTAYTQADAPAWLATAGAGDVLGGVLGAVLAGRSADAVEDPTLPAALAALAALVHGRAAHEANPGGPVAASDVAAAVPAVVAALVRA from the coding sequence GTGCTGCTCTCCCACGACCCCGAGGACGTCCGCGCGGCCGAGGAGCCGCTGCTCGCGGCGGGGGTGCCGCTCATGGACCGGGCCGCGTTCGCGCTCGCGGTGCGTACCGCCGAGGTCCTGCGTGCGGTGCGCGGACGCGTCCGGGGGGCGCACGTCGTCCTCCTCGTCGGCGCGGGCAACAACGGCGGCGACGCGCTGCACGCCGGTGCCCGCCTCGCGCGGCGCGGGGCGCGGGTGACCGCGCTCCTCGCGTCCCCGGCGGTGCACGACGCGGGGCTGGCGGCGCTCGTCGGCGCGCACGGGCGCGTCGTGCGGGTCGACGGGCTCACCGCCGTGGCGGCGGGGACCGGCGGCGCGGGGGACGGCGGCGCGGGACGGGACGACGCGGGGCAGGACGGCGGCCGGGAGGTGGACGGCCTGCTCGCCTCGGCGGACGTCGTGCTCGACGGGCTCCTCGGCATCGGTGCCCGTGGCGGCGGCGTGCGCGGTGCGGGTGCGGCGCTCGTCGCGGCCCTCGCGCGGGTGCGCGGGACGGCGGGGCGTCCGCTCGTGGTCGCGGTCGACGTGCCCTCGGGGGTCGGCGTCGCGGACGGGACGGCCGACGGCCCCGTCGTGCACGCGGACCTCACCGTCACGTTCGGCACGCCCAAGCCCGCGCTGCTGCTGCCGCCCGCCGCCGCGGCCGCGGGGGCCGTGGAGACGGTCGACATCGGCCTCGCGCTGCCCGCCCGCGCGGCCGTGGCGCGGCTGGAGACGTCGGACGCCGCCGACCTGTGGCCCGTGCCCGGCGGCACGGCGCAGAAGTACTCGCGGGGGGTGCTCGGCGTGGTGGCCGGCTCCGCCGCGTACCCGGGGGCCGCGGTGCTCTCCGTGTCCGGTGCGCTGGGCGCGGGGGTCGGGATGGTGCGGTACGTGGGCGACGCCGGTCCGCAGGTGCTCGCCGCGCACCCGGAGGTCGTCGTCGGCGAGGGCCGGGTGCAGGCGTGGGTGCTCGGCTCGGGCGTCGCCCCGGACGACGACGCGCAGCGCGCGCGGGTGCGGGACGCGCTCGCGCACGCGGTGGCGCACGACGAGCCCGCCGTGGTCGACGCCGGTGCGCTCGACCTGCTGCCCCCACGCGTGCCCGCCCACGTCGTGCTCACGCCGCACGCGGGCGAGCTCGCGACGCTGCTGCGGGGACGCGGGGAGGACGTCTCGCGCGCCGACGTCGAGGCCGCACCGCTCGCGCACGCCCGCCGGACCCACGAGCTGACCGGTGCGACGGTGCTGCTCAAGGGCGCCGTGACCGTCGTCGTGGGTCCGCACGGCACGGCCTACACCCAGGCGGACGCACCCGCGTGGCTCGCGACCGCCGGCGCCGGCGACGTGCTCGGCGGGGTCCTGGGGGCCGTGCTCGCGGGCCGGTCGGCGGACGCCGTCGAGGACCCGACGCTGCCCGCGGCGCTCGCCGCGCTCGCGGCCCTCGTGCACGGGCGCGCGGCCCACGAGGCGAACCCCGGCGGACCGGTGGCGGCCTCGGACGTCGCGGCGGCGGTGCCGGCGGTCGTCGCCGCCCTGGTGCGGGCGTGA
- the tsaE gene encoding tRNA (adenosine(37)-N6)-threonylcarbamoyltransferase complex ATPase subunit type 1 TsaE has protein sequence MSGAEHVVRLPDADTTRAWGRALAQVLRAGDLVVLSGDLGAGKTTLTQGLGEGLHVRGQVASPTFVIAREHPPLPRPDGTRGPALVHVDAYRLGSFDEVEALDLDASLDEAVTVVEWGEGWVEPLAEDRLEVRLARPHGGLAADDDVQDAAAGERVLTARGVGERWRGVALPAAPGTTEEDA, from the coding sequence GTGAGCGGCGCGGAGCACGTCGTGCGCCTGCCGGACGCCGACACGACGCGCGCCTGGGGGCGCGCGCTCGCGCAGGTCCTGCGCGCGGGCGACCTCGTCGTGCTGTCCGGCGACCTCGGCGCCGGCAAGACCACCCTCACGCAGGGGCTGGGCGAGGGGCTGCACGTGCGCGGGCAGGTCGCGTCGCCGACGTTCGTCATCGCGCGGGAGCACCCCCCGCTGCCGCGCCCGGACGGCACGCGCGGCCCCGCGCTCGTCCACGTGGACGCGTACCGGCTGGGCTCGTTCGACGAGGTGGAGGCGCTCGACCTCGACGCCAGCCTCGACGAGGCGGTCACGGTCGTGGAGTGGGGCGAGGGCTGGGTCGAGCCGCTCGCCGAGGACCGGCTGGAGGTCCGCCTCGCGCGGCCGCACGGCGGCCTGGCCGCCGACGACGACGTGCAGGACGCCGCGGCGGGCGAGCGTGTGCTCACCGCGCGGGGCGTGGGGGAGCGCTGGCGCGGCGTCGCGCTGCCGGCCGCGCCGGGGACGACGGAGGAGGACGCGTGA
- a CDS encoding holo-ACP synthase, protein MIVGVGIDVVDVARFLATIERVPGLRTRLFTPDERDLPPASLAARFAAKEAIAKALGAPPGMSWQDATVRRVAGAQPVVEITGTVRARADELGVDRFHLSISHDAGIASAVVVAERDA, encoded by the coding sequence GTGATCGTCGGCGTCGGCATCGACGTCGTCGACGTCGCGCGCTTCCTCGCCACGATCGAGCGCGTGCCGGGGCTGCGCACGCGGCTGTTCACGCCGGACGAGCGCGACCTGCCGCCCGCGTCGCTCGCCGCGCGGTTCGCCGCCAAGGAGGCGATCGCCAAGGCGCTCGGTGCGCCGCCGGGGATGAGCTGGCAGGACGCGACCGTGCGCCGCGTCGCCGGTGCGCAGCCCGTCGTGGAGATCACGGGGACGGTGCGGGCCCGCGCCGACGAGCTGGGCGTCGACCGGTTCCACCTGTCGATCTCGCACGACGCGGGCATCGCGTCCGCCGTCGTCGTGGCCGAGCGCGACGCGTAG
- the coaA gene encoding type I pantothenate kinase: MPTSSAVVPATPYVDLDREAWTRLSASTPMPLTDADVARLRGLGDPIDLAEVDAIYRPLSRLLDLYIQATRGLHRATSTFLREDVGRTPFVIGVAGSVAVGKSTTARLLRELIARWPATPRVELVTTDGFLHPNAELERRGLLQRKGFPESYDRRALLRFVSKVKAGRPEVPVPVYDHLTYDIVPGAEVVVRRPDVLIVEGLNVLQPARPTLEGTSNLALSDFFDFSIYVDARTADVKQWYVDRFLSLRATAFARPESYFHRYASLTDEEAVARAESIWDTINAPNLEQNIVPTRSRATLVLTKGSDHAVQRVRLRKL; the protein is encoded by the coding sequence GTGCCGACGTCCTCCGCCGTGGTGCCCGCCACCCCGTACGTCGACCTGGACCGCGAGGCGTGGACCCGCCTGTCCGCGTCGACCCCCATGCCGCTCACCGACGCCGACGTCGCGCGCCTGCGCGGGCTGGGCGACCCGATCGACCTCGCCGAGGTGGACGCGATCTACCGGCCGCTGTCCCGGCTGCTCGACCTGTACATCCAGGCGACGCGCGGACTGCACCGGGCGACCAGCACCTTCCTGCGCGAGGACGTCGGCCGCACGCCGTTCGTCATCGGGGTGGCCGGGTCGGTCGCCGTGGGCAAGTCGACGACCGCGCGCCTGCTGCGCGAGCTGATCGCACGGTGGCCCGCGACGCCGCGCGTCGAGCTCGTCACGACCGACGGGTTCCTGCACCCGAACGCCGAGCTCGAGCGGCGCGGGCTGCTGCAGCGCAAGGGGTTCCCGGAGTCCTACGACCGGCGCGCGCTGCTGCGGTTCGTCTCCAAGGTCAAGGCGGGGCGGCCCGAGGTCCCGGTGCCGGTGTACGACCACCTGACGTACGACATCGTCCCCGGCGCCGAGGTCGTGGTCCGCCGCCCGGACGTGCTCATCGTCGAGGGCCTGAACGTCCTGCAGCCGGCGCGCCCGACGCTGGAGGGCACGTCGAACCTCGCGCTCAGCGACTTCTTCGACTTCTCCATCTACGTCGACGCGCGCACGGCCGACGTGAAGCAGTGGTACGTGGACCGGTTCCTGTCGCTGCGGGCCACCGCGTTCGCGCGGCCCGAGTCGTACTTCCACCGGTACGCCTCGCTCACCGACGAGGAGGCGGTCGCGCGGGCGGAGAGCATCTGGGACACGATCAACGCGCCCAACCTCGAGCAGAACATCGTGCCGACCCGCTCGCGCGCGACGCTGGTGCTCACGAAGGGCTCGGACCACGCCGTGCAGCGGGTGCGCCTGCGCAAGCTCTGA
- the alr gene encoding alanine racemase — protein MNDFPARAVVDLAAVRQNVRSLAAHAPTAQVMAVVKADAYGHGLVPSAVAAVAGGATWLGVAQVDEALELRRAGVTGVRVLAWLYTPAAPLRAAVEADVDLAVAAPWALDAVARAAREAGRTARLHLKVDTGLGRNGLVPTQLPDVLAAARALEAEGVVDVVGVFSHLALADDPGHPVVRRQAVVFAEAVAAVEAAGVRLEVRHLANAAATLTDPALHWDVVRPGIAVYGLSPVPQVGGPDAFGLVPAMTFEAELATVKAVPAGAGVSYGHQYVVPHDTVLGIVPVGYADGVPRHASGTQERPGGPLQVGGRRLGVAGRVCMDQVVVDLGAGARDVPGDRVVLFGPGTAGEPTAQDWADAAGTISYEIVTRVGARVPRTYVDHERETVAPVPAGSAAVSDAVSAAVPAGGAA, from the coding sequence GTGAACGACTTCCCGGCACGCGCCGTCGTCGACCTCGCCGCGGTGCGCCAGAACGTCCGCTCCCTCGCCGCGCACGCGCCGACCGCCCAGGTGATGGCCGTCGTCAAGGCCGACGCGTACGGGCACGGGCTCGTCCCCAGCGCCGTCGCGGCCGTCGCGGGCGGCGCGACGTGGCTCGGCGTCGCGCAGGTCGACGAGGCCCTGGAGCTGCGGCGCGCGGGCGTCACCGGCGTGCGGGTCCTGGCGTGGCTGTACACGCCCGCCGCCCCGCTGCGCGCGGCGGTCGAGGCCGACGTCGACCTCGCGGTCGCGGCGCCCTGGGCGCTCGACGCGGTGGCGCGCGCCGCGCGGGAGGCCGGGCGCACCGCGCGGCTGCACCTGAAGGTGGACACCGGGCTGGGGCGCAACGGCCTCGTGCCGACGCAGCTGCCCGACGTGCTCGCGGCCGCGCGCGCGCTCGAGGCCGAGGGCGTCGTCGACGTCGTCGGCGTGTTCTCGCACCTCGCGCTCGCGGACGACCCGGGACACCCGGTGGTGCGCCGGCAGGCGGTCGTGTTCGCCGAGGCCGTCGCCGCCGTCGAGGCGGCCGGTGTGCGCCTCGAGGTCCGGCACCTGGCGAACGCGGCCGCCACGCTCACCGACCCCGCGCTGCACTGGGACGTCGTGCGTCCGGGGATCGCGGTCTACGGGCTGTCGCCCGTGCCGCAGGTCGGCGGGCCGGACGCGTTCGGCCTCGTGCCGGCCATGACCTTCGAGGCCGAGCTGGCGACGGTCAAGGCCGTGCCGGCGGGGGCGGGCGTGTCGTACGGGCACCAGTACGTCGTGCCGCACGACACCGTCCTCGGCATCGTCCCGGTCGGGTACGCGGACGGCGTGCCGCGGCACGCCTCGGGCACGCAGGAGCGCCCCGGCGGGCCGCTGCAGGTGGGCGGCCGGCGCCTGGGCGTGGCGGGCCGGGTGTGCATGGACCAGGTCGTCGTCGACCTCGGCGCCGGTGCGCGCGACGTCCCCGGTGACCGTGTCGTGCTGTTCGGCCCCGGCACCGCGGGCGAGCCCACCGCGCAGGACTGGGCCGACGCCGCCGGCACCATCTCCTACGAGATCGTCACGCGCGTCGGCGCGCGCGTGCCGCGGACGTACGTGGACCACGAGCGCGAGACCGTCGCACCGGTCCCCGCAGGGTCCGCCGCCGTGTCCGACGCCGTGTCCGCCGCCGTCCCCGCGGGAGGTGCCGCGTGA
- a CDS encoding nucleoside/nucleotide kinase family protein produces the protein MSAGVGAGVSEAAGQASDGPLHPVLAARVDALLARGGRRLLGLAGPPGAGKSTLAAQVAAACGARCVVAPMDGFHLAQSTLERLGRADRKGAPDTFDADGWVALLRRLRTPEPGRTVWAPEYRRDLRHGVTGAVAVPADVPLVVVEGNYLLLDAHGFGPVAGLLDESWFLAPDDDVRLARLVARHERFGKSPQAARAWSTGPDEANARLVADGATRADVVVTPDLLG, from the coding sequence ATGAGCGCGGGCGTGGGGGCAGGCGTGAGCGAGGCCGCGGGGCAGGCGTCGGACGGCCCGCTGCACCCGGTGCTGGCCGCGCGTGTGGACGCGCTGCTCGCCCGGGGCGGGCGCCGCCTGCTCGGGCTCGCCGGCCCGCCGGGAGCGGGCAAGTCGACGCTCGCGGCGCAGGTCGCCGCCGCGTGCGGCGCCCGGTGCGTCGTCGCGCCGATGGACGGCTTCCACCTCGCGCAGAGCACGCTCGAGCGCCTCGGGCGCGCCGACCGCAAGGGGGCGCCGGACACGTTCGACGCGGACGGCTGGGTGGCGCTCCTGCGCCGTCTGCGCACGCCCGAGCCCGGGCGCACGGTGTGGGCGCCCGAGTACCGGCGCGACCTGCGGCACGGCGTCACCGGTGCCGTCGCGGTGCCGGCGGACGTGCCGCTCGTCGTCGTCGAGGGCAACTACCTGCTGCTGGACGCGCACGGCTTCGGGCCGGTGGCGGGTCTGCTCGACGAGTCGTGGTTCCTCGCACCGGACGACGACGTGCGCCTCGCGCGGCTCGTCGCGCGGCACGAGCGGTTCGGCAAGTCGCCGCAGGCGGCACGGGCGTGGTCGACCGGCCCGGACGAGGCGAACGCGCGCCTGGTCGCGGACGGCGCGACCCGGGCGGACGTGGTCGTCACGCCGGACCTGCTGGGGTGA
- a CDS encoding DedA family protein has translation MEQWTLELAGSSWIFPVLYAFATIDGFFPPVPSESVVIALTSLSASTGSPALWPVVLVAALGAFTGDQIAYQIGRSVRVRELRWFRGRRGQAVLDWAERALATRGAAFIIAARYIPVGRVAVNMTAGAVGFRRRRFVLLTGIAAVTWALYSTAIGVGAGHVLGHDNPVLGVVVGVVGGLVIGLAVDWVLRRVTGLSAHHAARGGARAEESPASAAGDDEEGVPVAPGVADTAA, from the coding sequence GTGGAGCAGTGGACGCTGGAGCTGGCCGGCTCGTCGTGGATATTCCCCGTCCTGTACGCGTTCGCGACGATCGACGGCTTCTTCCCGCCGGTCCCGAGCGAGTCCGTCGTCATCGCCCTGACGTCGCTGTCGGCGTCGACGGGCAGCCCGGCGCTGTGGCCCGTCGTGCTCGTCGCGGCCCTGGGCGCCTTCACCGGCGACCAGATCGCCTACCAGATCGGCCGGTCCGTGCGGGTCCGGGAGCTGCGCTGGTTCCGCGGCCGTCGCGGGCAGGCGGTGCTCGACTGGGCGGAGCGGGCGCTGGCGACGCGCGGCGCGGCCTTCATCATCGCGGCCCGGTACATCCCCGTCGGCCGGGTGGCGGTGAACATGACCGCGGGTGCGGTGGGCTTCCGGCGGCGCCGGTTCGTCCTGCTCACGGGCATCGCCGCCGTCACCTGGGCGCTGTACTCGACGGCGATCGGCGTCGGGGCCGGACATGTGCTGGGGCACGACAACCCGGTCCTCGGGGTCGTCGTCGGGGTCGTCGGGGGCCTGGTCATCGGCCTCGCCGTGGACTGGGTGCTGCGCCGCGTGACGGGGCTGTCCGCCCACCACGCCGCCCGTGGTGGCGCCCGCGCCGAGGAGTCGCCGGCGAGCGCCGCGGGCGACGACGAGGAGGGTGTCCCGGTGGCGCCCGGCGTCGCGGACACGGCGGCCTGA
- a CDS encoding glutamine amidotransferase, giving the protein MRPFLFLGVRPEDAPADDEYAAMLRSTGLTESTLRRVRLEAAPLPPVDLTAWSGIVLGGGPFCVSDPEHGKSAVQRRVEADLARLLDAVVPADTPFFGACYGIGTLGRHQGGLVDRTYPEPVGAVTVRLTEAGRADPVLGAAPPAFEAFVGHKEGLTVPPPHAEVLASSDGAPVQAFRVGRNVYATQFHPELDVAGLTTRVEAYRFDGYFPPEEADAVLAAARASAVRVSGVLAAFVRRYAGPGLHPGADAPERDAHPWSEIGSAQG; this is encoded by the coding sequence GTGCGACCGTTCCTGTTCCTGGGGGTGCGCCCGGAGGACGCCCCCGCCGACGACGAGTACGCCGCGATGCTGCGGAGCACCGGCCTGACCGAGTCGACGCTGCGGCGGGTCCGGCTCGAGGCGGCGCCCCTGCCCCCGGTCGACCTCACCGCGTGGTCGGGCATCGTCCTGGGTGGCGGTCCCTTCTGCGTGAGCGACCCCGAGCACGGCAAGTCCGCCGTGCAGCGCCGCGTCGAGGCCGACCTGGCACGCCTCCTCGACGCGGTCGTCCCGGCGGACACGCCGTTCTTCGGTGCCTGCTATGGCATCGGCACGCTGGGCCGGCACCAGGGCGGGCTCGTGGACCGGACGTACCCGGAGCCGGTCGGCGCGGTGACGGTACGGCTGACGGAGGCGGGGCGCGCCGACCCCGTCCTCGGCGCCGCGCCGCCGGCGTTCGAGGCGTTCGTCGGGCACAAGGAGGGGCTCACGGTGCCGCCGCCCCACGCCGAGGTGCTGGCGTCCTCGGACGGTGCGCCGGTGCAGGCGTTCCGCGTGGGCCGCAACGTCTACGCGACGCAGTTCCACCCCGAGCTCGACGTCGCCGGCCTGACGACGCGGGTCGAGGCCTACCGGTTCGACGGCTACTTCCCGCCGGAGGAGGCGGACGCGGTGCTGGCGGCGGCCCGGGCGAGCGCGGTGCGCGTGTCCGGGGTGCTCGCGGCGTTCGTCCGGCGGTACGCCGGGCCCGGCCTCCACCCGGGGGCCGATGCGCCGGAGCGGGACGCGCACCCGTGGTCGGAGATCGGGTCGGCTCAGGGCTGA